The Solenopsis invicta isolate M01_SB chromosome 3, UNIL_Sinv_3.0, whole genome shotgun sequence region TACTAAATAAAGCAAAATAGTTACGACTTACACCTGTTGACTGGCGATCCTtacgaaagaaaatttaatattgcatattcacagacatatatgtatatatgcaaatatatttacacCAATGTATATAAAggcatataatttatatattatgtacaattGATGTAATCAACGTGACGTAGCATAATATCTAATTGTGATACAGATTGAATGCAGTTTTAGGTAACAATTTATGAATCTACTTACACATTGGAAATAATTTTCCATGctcaattataattgttatacttttttcttaattttagtaaatctATTTAACAAGTGCTCCAAATTCTTGATCATATCGTAAGCATCATTGAGTTCGAATTTAGCAGAATGTCGTTGATACTTTGTATGCGTGCTGGCTTTGTGAAAAGTCGAAGATTTCCTTCAGCCAGGACCCTTGAGCAAAATTATGTGACGTATGTTCAAGGCCAGTCCCCTCAACCCCGCATTCGAGAGTACTTCTATTACATCGATCATCAAGGCATGGTATTTTTCGCTTTATCTGCTGGTTAAGTCTGGCAGCTTTTgccattaatataataaacaaactaTAACtcgtaaataaactttataataatcACAGTTGTTCCTGGATGACGTCCGCATAAGGAATTTCACTTCCTGCTTTAAAGGTATGCAGCAGTTTTTACGTTAACTGAAAAAAGGGTCATAATGTAATTCACACACGCCGCGACCTCTGTCACAGATAAGAGATTCTTGGCATTTTTCTTCAAGCGCCTGGGAAAAAACAACACTGGACGTTACATGGACGACTTTCCGTTCTTGTCAATTTGTGGTGTGGAGAGGAACTATGTGAGATGTGACGATCTGCCAGTGGTTTTTACAAAGGTGATTCAAAAACGTAACGCGAAAACTGATGTGGAAGAGGATTGGTTCAGTTACGCACACGCAGACGATTTGCTAATGGTAATTTCGCGGAATTTAGTTgtagataataaatttacaattttaatagtCTTACTGATATTGTACTACCATCAAATTTGCCACAGGTACCATTTGAGCCACAAAGGTTGTTTATGAATGTTAAAACGGGAAGAGTGTATCATCCCGCATCGGAAAAAGCGAACGGAATCGGCCTAGTAAGATCCAATCTGGCTATCGAATTTAGCACTTCATTTGACTTTGAAAACGGCGAGAGAAATGCGCCGACGCATTTCGTATGGAGAGATAAGCGATACCAGCTCGACACGGAATGGTATAGAGACAAATTGTCACATGGAGCAAATATAACGAAGCTTTGTTCATAATTTGTTAACAGaccagacaactataaaaaaaaggcTTCTCCAGTGATCTGGATGTACGTTGATCCTAAACTTTAAAAGGTTTTCAGTTATCGCTCTTTGCTCATTAAAAACTGATAAGAGTGTATAAACGAGTTTCAAATACAATAGcgattagaaattttattatctacatATTATCTATATGTTATAAATGCAAGAAATTCCTGCATTTTTATCCGAAACTATCTATGTTAATCCAagtctaatttaaaattttatttaagtcatttactttaatatt contains the following coding sequences:
- the LOC105204765 gene encoding UPF0598 protein CG30010 isoform X1; this encodes MSLILCMRAGFVKSRRFPSARTLEQNYVTYVQGQSPQPRIREYFYYIDHQGMLFLDDVRIRNFTSCFKDKRFLAFFFKRLGKNNTGRYMDDFPFLSICGVERNYVRCDDLPVVFTKVIQKRNAKTDVEEDWFSYAHADDLLMVPFEPQRLFMNVKTGRVYHPASEKANGIGLVRSNLAIEFSTSFDFENGERNAPTHFVWRDKRYQLDTEWYRDKLSHGANITKLCS
- the LOC105204765 gene encoding UPF0598 protein CG30010 isoform X2; protein product: MFKASPLNPAFESTSITSIIKLFLDDVRIRNFTSCFKDKRFLAFFFKRLGKNNTGRYMDDFPFLSICGVERNYVRCDDLPVVFTKVIQKRNAKTDVEEDWFSYAHADDLLMVPFEPQRLFMNVKTGRVYHPASEKANGIGLVRSNLAIEFSTSFDFENGERNAPTHFVWRDKRYQLDTEWYRDKLSHGANITKLCS